The Heyndrickxia acidicola sequence TATCGTCGATTTAAAGGAAGTCGACACAATGGACGGGCTTGAGTTCGAAAGATACCTCGTCCCACTTTTTGAATGCATTGGTTACAACGCTGAAGTTACTAAAGGCTCCGGTGATTATGGCGCTGATTTAATTATCAAAAAGAAACGAAAAAAATACGTGGTACAAGCTAAACGATATAGCAGCAGTATTGGAGTATCAGCAATACAGCAGGTCGTCGGGGCAATTGGGTATTATAAAGCAAACGGTGGTATGGTAGTGACAAATCAATACTTTACACCAGCAGCAGAGGAGTTAGCGAAACATAACCGAATTCGGCTTATTGATCGCGATGAGCTTTCATTCATGATTAAAAAATATCAAGGCGGATTAAACAAATGGCGGTAATAGAGTATTTTGTATTTTTCGGTATCTTACTTTTAGGCATTATCTTTAGTTTTAAAATAAAGAAATCCCCCGCGGTTTATAGTGAAGTACAAGTCCAGCGTCTTAAGTGCGAAAGTCCGATAGAGACACGACTATATAATTCTTTGGTATTTAACGGTTATTATGTACAAACACAAGTAAAATGCGGACCCTATCGCATTGATATAACGATTCCAGGTCTTAATTTAGCAATTGAGTGCGACGGTAAAGAATTCCACAGTTCACCTGAACAAAAACTCCACGATAGAAAAAAAGACGCATATTTACGAAAGCACGGATGGAAAGTTATCCGATTTACCGGACGACAAATAAACCGTGACATGCCTAAAATTTTAACTCGAATTGGAAACATGAGTAAGTAACAACTAACATGCTAGCCAATCGTAAAAGAGCGGACTATTCCGGATAGCGGTTCGCCTCTTAATCTCCGTTGTTACCACTCTCCAAGCGTTAAATAAGCAGCCGAATAATGATCGCACATTGCCACGTTTATACGAGTAAACAACAGACTTAAACGCCGCTATGTATTCAGCAGCATATTCTTCTACGGCGATAGAACGGTCTACAGACGCCTTCGCACGGTAAAGAATACCGATCGTACGGTACAGTTCATCGTCGTTAAAATAAGGCATTAAAGCTTCATAGAGTGGCGCATGGACTGCACGCTGCAAGGCGCCGTTACTGTTCACTGTTTGTTTATTTGGGTTTATGGAAGGAGATTCTTCGGTGTGACATTCCGGTGTGACAACCGTTTCATACGGCAGTATTTCTATGAGGTTGCTCGTTTGCCGCCGATCTCCCGTCTCCCTCATACGAGTTGTCTGACGTATAATACCTAACGATTCCAGGCGATTACATGTACGTATAACAGTGCGCCTGGATTTAGCTATTATCTGGGCGACCTTACTTTTACGCAGATATGAACGGCCAATTTCGACGCAGCTATACTGCGCTAATACGTCCAACACTGCGAGCTCTGTTTTAGATAATGAAAGAGCCTGGCGATGCTGACGCACGGCTTCGTTTAGTTCATCTATTGTATCGAACATTTCTCCGTCTCCTTAGGAGAGCGCGGCCCTATTATCGAAATGAAGGCATACTTAAATAAGCGTTGACTATTCCGCTTTTTTTCGATAAAATATAGTTACCTTAACTACGGGGCGTTAACGATTGCAGTCGTTGCGCTCTTTTTTATTTGTCTTCTTATCTTTTAATTTTTCTAGGTCTATTAAGTTTTTCACTTACTTCTTTTATTGGCGAATAGAGATCGTGTTGATTTTTTAATGCTTGAGAGGACAAGTGTGTGTACCGGATTATTACACGCAAATCAGAGTGTCCTAGTATCATTTGCAAATGCCTCAAATCCCCTCCCGCTTCCAAAAACAGTGTAGCGGAAGTGTGTCTAAATAAGTGCGGATGGACATTTTTTGTAATCCCCGCCTGAATAGCAAAGTCTTTTAGTCTTTTGCCAAACCTATCACGGCCCATTGGTTCTCCATAATTAGTTAAGAACAGATATTCATTATCAAAATCCACCCGATTTTCTTCGTATAATTCTTTAACTAGCCGCATTGTCCTTTGTTCCAGTGGTACTACCCTACTCTTTCTGTTTTTTGCTATACCTGCCGGAATAATGACGGTTCTATTGTGGAAATCAAAATCATTTACTGTTAGTCCAAGCGCCTCACTTATACGCATCATTCCGTCTATTAGAAGGTGCATTAAAACGTAATCCCTAAAATCCGGATAATACCGAGTATTAGGAACCTTTAAAAGTTTTTTCAACTCTTCTGCAGATAAAATTTCTATATTTTCTTGTGGCTCACTAACGTTTTTTACACCCTGCGTTGGATCGTAATCTATTAGATCCTCTTCTAGTAAGCATTTAAAAATTACCCTAAGCGTTTTCAAGCGAGTATTAATAGAGCTAGGGGCCAGTCCTTTCGTCATCGATTCCTTCGTTTTAAACCGGTGACCCTCGAATTTCACAAGCTCATCCCGCATATATGTAATATAATTCCGGATAACTTCCTTTGTGATTTCCGATACATAACGTTTGATACCTTTTACATCCAGATAAGTAGTAAAATAACCGTAATTATCTTCGTATTGACCTAGCGTTCTAGGTGCACGCCCTTCCGCTTTCTTTATCTCGATAAATGTACGGAACAAGTCATCGAGATTAGACGCCGTCTCTCTAACTCCAGATTTTAGCGCCTTATGTTTTCGACCTTTACGCATAAAAAAACACGCCTCCTTATCGGAAACGTGTAACATATCGTTTATATCGCCACCCTGTTGAAAACAGGAGCGCTACCCTGCGTCTAAGTCACCGCTATGTCAACGGAAATAAAAAACGCTATAAACGCCGGTATAACAACGTTTATAGCGAGGTATGATTCTGACTGGGCTCGAACCAGCGACCCCCACCCTGTCAAGGTGGTGCTCTCCCAGCT is a genomic window containing:
- a CDS encoding restriction endonuclease; protein product: MTRVRTRKKVAKKQYTTYAAIGLVIFIFLTETEEGQHILTWLFNILLIGILGYGYYRFFLRKKRFTHIVDLKEVDTMDGLEFERYLVPLFECIGYNAEVTKGSGDYGADLIIKKKRKKYVVQAKRYSSSIGVSAIQQVVGAIGYYKANGGMVVTNQYFTPAAEELAKHNRIRLIDRDELSFMIKKYQGGLNKWR
- a CDS encoding endonuclease domain-containing protein; this translates as MAVIEYFVFFGILLLGIIFSFKIKKSPAVYSEVQVQRLKCESPIETRLYNSLVFNGYYVQTQVKCGPYRIDITIPGLNLAIECDGKEFHSSPEQKLHDRKKDAYLRKHGWKVIRFTGRQINRDMPKILTRIGNMSK
- a CDS encoding tyrosine-type recombinase/integrase, translated to MRKGRKHKALKSGVRETASNLDDLFRTFIEIKKAEGRAPRTLGQYEDNYGYFTTYLDVKGIKRYVSEITKEVIRNYITYMRDELVKFEGHRFKTKESMTKGLAPSSINTRLKTLRVIFKCLLEEDLIDYDPTQGVKNVSEPQENIEILSAEELKKLLKVPNTRYYPDFRDYVLMHLLIDGMMRISEALGLTVNDFDFHNRTVIIPAGIAKNRKSRVVPLEQRTMRLVKELYEENRVDFDNEYLFLTNYGEPMGRDRFGKRLKDFAIQAGITKNVHPHLFRHTSATLFLEAGGDLRHLQMILGHSDLRVIIRYTHLSSQALKNQHDLYSPIKEVSEKLNRPRKIKR